In Planctomycetia bacterium, one DNA window encodes the following:
- the wecB gene encoding UDP-N-acetylglucosamine 2-epimerase (non-hydrolyzing) yields MKILTVVGARPQFIKAAPLSRALRFRHTEILVHTGQHYDYEMSQVFFEGLDIPRPDHEMEVGSASHAEQTARMLAGLEKIMLDVRPEIVVVFGDTNSTLAGAMAAAKLNIPIAHVEAGLRSFNRAMPEEINRILTDRVSTLLFCPTMAAMNNLRAEGITFGLHCVGDVMFDVAKEAALKLDHGGLTPAILARFGVTAKQFLFCTIHRASNTDDPARLGAIFDALIEQGEPVVLPLHPRTRARLDQAGLAPRLAAAKHLLLTEPLGYLDCIALQRAARVVLTDSGGIQKEACFFKVPCITLRDETEWVETVQCGWNVLTGAHTQRILTELRLAALRERHFCIETEFADGKAAERIAGKINRNELTPPHI; encoded by the coding sequence ATGAAAATTCTTACCGTCGTCGGAGCGCGTCCGCAGTTCATCAAGGCCGCGCCGCTCTCGCGCGCCCTGCGGTTTCGCCATACCGAAATCCTCGTCCACACCGGCCAGCACTACGATTACGAGATGTCGCAGGTGTTCTTCGAGGGGCTGGACATCCCCCGGCCCGATCACGAAATGGAAGTCGGCTCCGCCTCGCACGCCGAGCAGACCGCGCGGATGCTCGCGGGGCTTGAGAAAATCATGCTCGACGTGAGGCCGGAGATTGTGGTTGTCTTCGGTGACACCAATTCGACGCTGGCCGGTGCGATGGCCGCCGCCAAGCTGAACATCCCGATCGCTCACGTCGAGGCAGGCCTGCGCAGCTTCAACCGCGCCATGCCGGAGGAAATCAATCGCATCCTGACCGATCGCGTCTCGACGCTGCTGTTCTGCCCCACCATGGCGGCGATGAACAATCTGCGTGCCGAGGGAATCACGTTCGGTCTGCATTGCGTCGGCGACGTGATGTTCGACGTGGCGAAGGAAGCCGCCTTGAAACTCGATCACGGCGGACTCACGCCGGCGATTCTCGCGCGTTTCGGCGTCACGGCGAAACAGTTTCTGTTCTGCACGATCCACCGGGCGTCGAACACGGATGACCCCGCCAGACTCGGTGCGATTTTCGATGCATTGATTGAGCAGGGCGAGCCGGTTGTCCTGCCGCTTCATCCGCGCACCCGCGCGCGGCTGGATCAGGCCGGCCTCGCCCCGCGCCTCGCCGCCGCGAAACACCTCCTCCTCACCGAGCCGCTCGGTTACCTTGACTGCATCGCGCTTCAACGCGCGGCCCGGGTTGTCCTCACCGATAGCGGCGGCATCCAGAAGGAAGCATGCTTTTTCAAGGTGCCGTGCATCACGCTGCGCGACGAAACCGAATGGGTCGAAACGGTACAGTGCGGTTGGAATGTTCTCACGGGCGCGCACACGCAGCGCATCCTCACCGAGCTGCGCCTCGCGGCGCTGCGTGAGAGGCATTTTTGCATCGAAACAGAATTCGCCGACGGCAAGGCTGCGGAGCGCATCGCCGGGAAAATCAACCGGAACGAACTGACGCCTCCACACATTTGA
- a CDS encoding glycosyltransferase family 4 protein: protein MQNRPDAYERPGGDTIQMDRTIRALREAGHEVDLSLDAEPEQGGEASTPASSGKESRGPVYYNLVYLFNLTTPAWTVRQARHALRLGTPYVLSSVYWDLEAAVPWRAYEFPRNVARAVLPRVAVRALKALRDGGSGEKSLQREILAGARCVFPNSTAERDHLLERFPGIPREKFLVVLNGVDPPAMQASGAGGYYLCAGTIGPRKNQLNLVRAFRRLDRERLLIVGNAAHGCERYLKAVVRAAPPNVEFRSAVPHAGMTALLAEAKVLVQPSYIETPGLSALEAAAMGVPIVVSNVPPVYAYFGDLGFYCDPDDPDSIVDACREAGRAGLRDGSGFAEQHDWRRVLAPMIKCVEASVRSG, encoded by the coding sequence ATGCAGAATCGGCCGGACGCATACGAGCGGCCCGGCGGCGATACGATTCAGATGGATCGCACGATTCGCGCGCTGCGCGAGGCGGGGCATGAAGTCGATCTTTCGCTCGATGCGGAACCGGAGCAGGGCGGCGAGGCGTCCACCCCGGCATCCTCCGGCAAGGAAAGCCGCGGCCCTGTGTATTACAATCTTGTCTATTTATTCAACCTGACGACGCCGGCGTGGACGGTGCGGCAAGCGCGCCATGCGCTGCGCCTGGGGACGCCCTACGTCCTGTCAAGCGTGTATTGGGATCTGGAGGCGGCGGTCCCGTGGCGAGCGTATGAGTTTCCGCGAAATGTGGCTCGCGCGGTGCTGCCGCGAGTCGCGGTGCGCGCGTTGAAGGCGCTGCGCGACGGAGGAAGCGGGGAAAAATCGCTTCAGCGTGAGATCCTCGCCGGCGCGCGGTGCGTGTTTCCCAATTCGACGGCCGAGCGGGACCACTTGCTCGAGCGGTTTCCCGGAATCCCGCGTGAAAAGTTTCTCGTGGTGCTCAACGGCGTCGATCCTCCGGCGATGCAGGCGAGCGGCGCGGGCGGGTATTACCTGTGTGCCGGAACGATCGGCCCGCGAAAGAACCAGCTCAACCTGGTTCGCGCGTTTCGCCGGCTGGATCGCGAGCGGCTGCTCATCGTCGGCAACGCGGCGCACGGCTGCGAGCGCTATCTGAAAGCCGTTGTTCGCGCCGCGCCGCCGAACGTCGAGTTTCGCAGCGCCGTGCCGCACGCAGGAATGACCGCGCTGCTGGCGGAGGCGAAGGTTCTGGTGCAGCCGTCGTACATCGAGACGCCGGGGTTGAGCGCGCTGGAGGCGGCGGCGATGGGCGTGCCGATCGTGGTGAGCAACGTGCCGCCGGTGTACGCGTACTTCGGCGATCTGGGGTTCTATTGTGATCCGGACGATCCGGATTCGATTGTAGACGCGTGCCGCGAAGCGGGCAGGGCGGGCTTGCGGGACGGCAGCGGGTTTGCCGAGCAGCACGACTGGCGTCGGGTGCTCGCGCCGATGATCAAATGTGTGGAGGCGTCAGTTCGTTCCGGTTGA
- a CDS encoding Gfo/Idh/MocA family oxidoreductase, with product MPNVCVVGAGRWGRNHIRTLHELGALGGIVDSSPLAQQAAAQAWPGVELFNNLAAALQQPFDAFIVATPAETHFDLARQIIAARKHLLVEKPLTLRADEARELVRLADQARVRLMVGHVLLFHPAIERIKQVISAGTIGRLQYLYSHRLNLGTVRTEENILWSFAPHDISVFQYLVGKPPLQVDSHGGVFVTPGIHDTTMTTLVWPGNIVGHIFVSWLHPFKEQRLVVIGDKGMLTFEDHATDREVLFFRKGVDRVAGELRIRDADAERLDYPAEMPLTRELKYFLEQIDPRHANGSAIDIANGASAVEVLDILERATQRLEAAPVPSSSRPIMAPDAVHQAAATSDASASYYVHPSSIIDDGVTLGVGTKIWHFSHVQSGATIGRGVSIGQNVNVGPNVRIGDHCKIQNNVSIYEGVELEDYVFCGPSMVFTNIVRPRSKYPQRASHLYQKTLVRHGASIGANATLVCPVTIGRHAFIAAGAVVTKDVPDYAMVAGVPAKQIGWVCECGESLPKAAARRVCKKCRRVYRLVKKRLAPVEPK from the coding sequence ATGCCCAACGTATGCGTCGTCGGCGCGGGCCGATGGGGTCGAAATCACATTCGCACGTTGCACGAGCTGGGCGCATTGGGCGGCATCGTCGATTCGTCGCCGCTCGCACAGCAGGCGGCCGCGCAAGCGTGGCCGGGCGTTGAATTGTTCAACAATCTCGCCGCCGCGCTCCAACAACCCTTCGACGCGTTCATCGTCGCCACGCCGGCCGAGACGCACTTTGACCTCGCCCGGCAGATCATCGCCGCGCGCAAACATCTTCTCGTTGAGAAACCGCTTACGCTCCGCGCCGACGAAGCTCGCGAACTCGTGCGACTCGCAGACCAAGCCCGCGTCCGGCTCATGGTTGGTCACGTCCTGCTCTTTCACCCCGCCATTGAGCGAATCAAACAGGTCATTTCGGCTGGCACGATCGGCCGCCTGCAATACCTCTACAGCCACCGTCTGAATCTCGGCACGGTTCGCACCGAGGAGAACATCCTCTGGAGCTTCGCACCGCACGACATTTCGGTGTTTCAATACCTTGTAGGCAAGCCGCCGCTTCAGGTTGATTCACACGGCGGCGTTTTTGTCACCCCGGGCATCCACGACACGACGATGACGACCCTCGTCTGGCCTGGCAACATCGTCGGCCACATTTTCGTCAGTTGGTTGCATCCGTTCAAGGAGCAGCGGCTGGTTGTCATCGGTGACAAGGGCATGTTGACATTTGAAGATCACGCGACGGACCGCGAGGTGCTCTTTTTCCGGAAGGGCGTTGATCGCGTCGCCGGCGAATTGCGCATCCGCGACGCCGACGCCGAGCGGCTGGACTACCCCGCCGAGATGCCGCTGACGCGCGAATTGAAATATTTTCTCGAACAGATTGACCCGCGCCATGCGAACGGAAGCGCCATCGATATCGCCAACGGCGCATCAGCCGTGGAAGTGCTCGATATCCTCGAACGCGCGACGCAGCGCCTGGAGGCCGCGCCGGTTCCGTCGTCATCACGCCCGATCATGGCCCCCGATGCGGTTCATCAGGCGGCCGCGACGAGTGATGCGAGCGCGTCGTATTACGTCCATCCCTCCAGCATCATCGACGACGGCGTTACGCTCGGCGTGGGAACAAAAATCTGGCATTTCTCGCATGTTCAAAGCGGCGCGACCATCGGCCGCGGCGTCTCCATCGGGCAGAATGTCAACGTCGGGCCGAATGTCCGAATCGGCGATCACTGCAAAATACAAAACAACGTTTCCATCTATGAGGGCGTCGAGCTGGAGGACTACGTCTTCTGCGGCCCGTCGATGGTGTTCACCAACATCGTTCGCCCGCGAAGCAAGTACCCCCAGCGCGCCTCGCACCTGTATCAGAAAACACTCGTCCGGCACGGCGCCAGCATCGGCGCCAACGCAACGCTTGTCTGCCCCGTCACGATCGGCCGTCACGCGTTCATCGCCGCCGGCGCGGTAGTGACGAAAGACGTACCCGATTACGCCATGGTGGCCGGCGTCCCCGCAAAGCAAATCGGCTGGGTCTGCGAGTGTGGCGAGTCGCTGCCGAAGGCGGCTGCGCGCCGCGTTTGCAAGAAATGCCGGCGCGTCTATCGCCTCGTCAAGAAACGCCTCGCGCCGGTGGAGCCGAAATGA
- the wecB gene encoding UDP-N-acetylglucosamine 2-epimerase (non-hydrolyzing): METQSSKPRVLCVIGTRPEAVKLIPVVQALRADGWADVRVIATAQHRDLLDQIFNFFEITPDDDLNLMLPNQSLADLTSRMIVSLDGVLAREMPDIVLAQGDTTTVMVTALCCCYRRIPFGHVEAGLRTGEKYSPFPEEINRVLASHLGDLHFAPTENGRQNLLREGIPPERIHVTGNTVIDALMWASKRPLPGGFEPPAGRRLILVTAHRRENFGEPLEEICLALRDIAAARDVEILYPVHPNPNVESLANRLLKGRERIRLCKPLDYAEFIAAMKASYLILSDSGGVQEEAPSLGKPVLVLRDCTERPEGVAAGTAALVGPHRDRIVHRTLDLLDNPGAYSAMAKARNPYGDGQSSQRIVAALKQFLV, encoded by the coding sequence ATGGAAACACAATCCTCCAAGCCACGGGTGTTATGCGTCATCGGGACGCGGCCCGAAGCCGTGAAGCTGATCCCCGTCGTGCAGGCGCTGCGTGCCGACGGCTGGGCCGATGTGCGCGTGATCGCGACGGCGCAGCACCGGGACCTGCTGGACCAGATTTTCAATTTCTTTGAGATCACGCCCGACGATGATTTGAACCTGATGCTGCCGAACCAGAGCCTGGCGGATTTGACCAGTCGAATGATCGTGTCGCTGGATGGGGTGCTGGCGCGCGAGATGCCGGACATCGTGCTGGCGCAGGGGGACACGACGACGGTGATGGTGACGGCGCTGTGCTGCTGTTACCGGCGGATTCCGTTCGGACACGTCGAGGCGGGTCTGCGAACCGGCGAGAAGTATTCGCCGTTCCCGGAGGAGATCAACCGCGTGCTGGCCAGCCATCTGGGTGACTTGCACTTCGCTCCGACCGAGAACGGGCGGCAGAATCTGTTGCGCGAAGGCATCCCGCCGGAGCGGATTCATGTCACCGGCAACACCGTGATCGACGCGCTGATGTGGGCGTCGAAGCGGCCGCTGCCCGGGGGGTTCGAGCCGCCGGCCGGGCGGAGGCTGATCCTCGTGACGGCGCATCGGCGGGAGAACTTCGGCGAGCCGTTGGAAGAAATCTGTCTCGCGCTGCGCGACATCGCCGCCGCGCGCGACGTGGAGATTCTCTACCCGGTGCACCCGAATCCGAATGTCGAATCGCTGGCTAATCGGCTGCTGAAGGGGCGCGAGCGGATTCGGCTCTGCAAGCCGCTGGACTATGCCGAGTTCATCGCGGCGATGAAGGCGTCGTATCTGATTCTCTCCGACAGCGGCGGCGTGCAGGAAGAGGCGCCCTCGCTCGGCAAGCCCGTGCTCGTGCTGCGCGACTGCACCGAGCGGCCGGAAGGCGTCGCCGCGGGGACGGCGGCGCTGGTCGGACCGCACCGCGATCGAATTGTACATCGCACGCTGGACCTGCTGGACAATCCCGGTGCGTACAGCGCGATGGCGAAAGCGCGGAACCCGTACGGCGATGGCCAATCGTCGCAGCGCATTGTCGCGGCGCTGAAGCAGTTTCTAGTGTGA